From the Bacteroidota bacterium genome, one window contains:
- a CDS encoding NAD(P)H-dependent oxidoreductase subunit E — MDKDTVLSIVEKHNGNRGSLISILEDMQAKYGYLPREALELVSEQTGRSLVDIYGVATFYRAFSLEPRGKHLISVCLGTACHVRGGPAVAKEVERVLGIKAGETTPDREFTLEAVNCLGACAIGPVLVADGHYFSNMKASLVKDILTKVQAGLDIVEVDTDERVFPVELSCSRCNHSLMDAKRPIDGHPSVRVTMSYGNTHGWLAISSLWGSYTVHSEYAIPPDTIVTFFCPHCHAEMMGGALCGDCNAPMVPMIVRGGGVVQLCSRRGCKGHILDFGGTTE, encoded by the coding sequence GAGGACATGCAGGCCAAGTACGGGTATCTGCCGCGCGAAGCGTTGGAACTGGTCTCAGAACAGACCGGTCGCTCGCTGGTGGATATTTATGGTGTCGCCACCTTCTACCGGGCATTCAGCCTGGAGCCGCGCGGCAAACACCTGATCTCGGTCTGCCTCGGAACCGCCTGCCATGTACGCGGCGGCCCCGCGGTGGCCAAAGAGGTCGAACGCGTCCTGGGTATCAAGGCGGGGGAGACGACCCCCGACCGCGAGTTCACACTCGAAGCCGTCAACTGTCTCGGCGCCTGCGCAATCGGCCCGGTGCTCGTTGCCGACGGTCACTATTTCTCGAATATGAAAGCATCGCTGGTGAAAGACATCCTCACCAAAGTGCAGGCCGGGCTGGATATTGTCGAGGTCGACACCGACGAGCGGGTCTTCCCGGTCGAACTGAGTTGCTCCCGGTGTAATCACAGCCTGATGGACGCCAAGCGACCGATTGACGGTCATCCCTCGGTGCGGGTGACAATGTCCTACGGCAATACCCACGGCTGGCTGGCGATTTCATCGCTCTGGGGCAGCTATACGGTCCATTCGGAATACGCGATTCCGCCCGATACGATCGTGACATTCTTCTGCCCGCATTGTCATGCCGAAATGATGGGCGGCGCCCTGTGCGGCGATTGCAACGCTCCGATGGTGCCGATGATCGTACGAGGCGGCGGCGTCGTGCAGCTCTGCTCGCGGCGCGGCTGCAAGGGCCACATACTCGATTTCGGCGGAACGACCGAATAG